The proteins below are encoded in one region of Methanofollis aquaemaris:
- a CDS encoding PKD domain-containing protein — MMRRLSAAGRHRPGRYRIATAILITVAALLALTGIAAGVEIPEERWQMTYDSGYNDYGYALQETNESDFILAGKVQNGSTSDMLLVKTDENGTLLWNKTYDYASYDTANAVKETLDGGYILGGYGLIDLENASTDGAMMVRTDENGTVLWTGPTGNVSTTWEAVQDLAVCDDGGFILTGRNNPPAAPNAAYLVRTNETGDVEWANGYMRDIDDAGHSVLQTDEGDYVFAGTSVDLTNGTVDAFLRKTNATGTLLWERYYAAKDLNWTSQGAEGDFRSVKVVATADGGYAIAGRTVFENPETATAAMIKTDAEGQAEWSRAYTACSQTFWAEDLVERPEGGFILACHCDPPANPQNAVYLIATDDTGEIEWRNFYTIGPFENDPHAIIATADGGYAIGGETGICEDLTDITNCTLDAFIIKLGPREPPGPGPAPPPVLNADFKAFPRSGVAPLDVGFTDLSTGSPTSWAWDFGDGKGSTAQFPTHTYTKPGVYTVSLTISDGKSADTERKVGYIKVSTEELKARLSFVPKETEVAEGENTTYDVVMDRAEKGIAFYYMDIDLTDPAIAEIVDVEMPPWVKSGPMVSPLPADSVQLTGVKGITDPGKENITLCTLTVRGDLAGKTDLVIDEARVLTPALDEYLLTAGMGHLNVTPGAFDANFTADPRNGTAPLSVNFTDTSIGTPTSWAWEFGDGNTSTAQNPTYVYTAPGLYTVNLTISDGTQTDTETKVDYINVTNATSALSANFTANPQNGTAPLSVAFTDLSEGAPTSWLWDFGDGNTSTEQNPTNVYAAPGLYTVNLTVSDGTTGDSLERQDYINVTAAPTVLSADFSGVPTSGPAPLSVAFTDLSVGAVTSWLWDFGDGNTSTEQNPTNVYAAPGLYTVNLTVSDGTTEDSLERPAYIDVTAPAVPLSADFSATPTSGPAPLSVTFTDLSVGAVTSWLWDFGDGNTSAEPAPTHTYTTANTYDVSLTVSDGVGTETETKASYITVTPGEEMTPEEEVTPEEEVTPEEEMTPEEEVTPEETI; from the coding sequence ATGATGAGAAGATTATCCGCGGCCGGAAGGCACCGGCCGGGAAGGTACAGGATAGCGACAGCCATCCTGATCACGGTCGCCGCCCTGCTCGCTCTGACCGGCATTGCAGCAGGCGTTGAGATCCCGGAAGAGCGCTGGCAGATGACCTACGACTCGGGCTACAACGATTACGGCTATGCGCTCCAGGAGACCAACGAGAGTGATTTCATCCTTGCCGGGAAGGTGCAGAACGGTTCGACCAGCGACATGCTGCTGGTGAAGACCGACGAGAACGGCACGCTGCTCTGGAACAAGACCTACGACTACGCCTCATACGATACGGCGAACGCGGTGAAGGAGACCCTCGATGGGGGCTATATCCTGGGGGGCTACGGGCTCATCGACCTGGAGAATGCATCGACCGACGGAGCGATGATGGTCAGGACCGACGAGAACGGCACCGTGCTCTGGACCGGGCCGACCGGGAACGTGAGCACCACCTGGGAGGCGGTACAGGATCTCGCAGTCTGCGATGACGGGGGCTTTATCCTGACCGGCCGGAACAACCCGCCTGCCGCACCGAACGCCGCGTATCTGGTCAGGACCAACGAGACCGGCGACGTAGAGTGGGCGAACGGATACATGAGGGATATCGACGATGCCGGCCACTCGGTCCTGCAGACCGATGAGGGGGATTATGTCTTCGCCGGGACGTCGGTCGACCTGACCAACGGGACGGTGGACGCCTTCCTCAGGAAGACCAACGCCACCGGCACGCTGCTCTGGGAGCGGTATTACGCGGCGAAGGATCTGAACTGGACTTCGCAGGGTGCCGAGGGCGACTTCAGGTCGGTGAAGGTGGTCGCGACCGCCGACGGCGGATACGCCATCGCGGGCAGAACCGTCTTCGAGAACCCTGAGACCGCGACCGCCGCCATGATCAAGACCGACGCCGAGGGGCAGGCCGAGTGGTCCAGGGCCTATACCGCCTGTTCGCAGACCTTCTGGGCTGAAGACCTTGTCGAGAGACCTGAAGGCGGATTTATCCTCGCGTGTCACTGCGACCCGCCGGCCAATCCGCAGAACGCCGTTTATCTCATTGCGACCGATGACACCGGCGAGATCGAATGGCGGAACTTCTACACCATCGGTCCGTTCGAGAACGACCCCCACGCCATCATCGCAACCGCAGACGGGGGATATGCGATCGGAGGAGAGACCGGGATCTGTGAAGATCTCACCGACATCACCAACTGCACGCTCGACGCCTTCATCATCAAACTCGGTCCAAGAGAACCGCCCGGACCAGGACCGGCGCCTCCGCCGGTGCTGAACGCCGACTTCAAGGCCTTCCCGCGGAGCGGTGTCGCACCGCTGGACGTGGGGTTCACCGACCTCTCGACCGGGTCGCCGACATCCTGGGCCTGGGACTTCGGCGACGGGAAAGGGTCGACTGCCCAGTTCCCGACGCACACCTACACGAAGCCAGGGGTCTACACCGTCTCGTTGACCATCTCGGACGGCAAGTCGGCCGACACCGAGAGGAAGGTCGGATACATCAAGGTCTCTACAGAGGAACTCAAGGCGCGGCTCTCCTTTGTCCCGAAAGAGACAGAGGTGGCTGAGGGGGAGAACACCACCTATGATGTCGTGATGGACCGGGCCGAGAAGGGGATCGCCTTCTACTACATGGACATCGACCTCACCGACCCGGCGATCGCCGAGATCGTGGACGTCGAGATGCCGCCCTGGGTGAAGTCCGGCCCCATGGTCTCGCCGCTGCCGGCCGACTCGGTCCAGCTCACGGGGGTCAAGGGGATCACCGATCCGGGGAAAGAGAATATCACGCTCTGCACCCTGACAGTCCGCGGCGACCTGGCCGGCAAGACCGACCTCGTCATCGATGAGGCACGGGTCCTGACCCCTGCGCTGGATGAGTATCTGCTCACCGCCGGTATGGGGCATCTCAATGTCACGCCCGGGGCCTTCGACGCAAACTTCACGGCCGACCCGCGGAACGGCACCGCACCGCTGAGCGTGAACTTCACCGACACCTCGATCGGGACTCCGACGTCCTGGGCCTGGGAGTTTGGTGACGGGAACACGTCGACCGCTCAGAACCCGACCTATGTCTATACAGCGCCCGGACTGTACACCGTGAACCTCACGATCTCTGACGGGACGCAGACCGACACCGAGACAAAGGTGGATTACATCAATGTCACCAACGCCACGTCGGCGCTTTCCGCCAACTTCACGGCAAACCCACAGAACGGCACCGCACCGTTGAGCGTGGCCTTCACCGATCTCTCGGAGGGCGCGCCGACGTCATGGCTGTGGGACTTCGGCGACGGGAACACCTCGACCGAACAGAACCCGACCAATGTCTATGCGGCACCCGGACTCTACACCGTGAACCTCACGGTCTCGGACGGGACGACCGGGGACTCGCTCGAACGGCAAGACTACATCAATGTCACCGCAGCACCGACAGTGCTCTCCGCCGACTTCAGCGGCGTGCCGACCTCTGGCCCCGCACCGTTGAGTGTGGCCTTCACCGATCTCTCGGTCGGTGCGGTGACATCCTGGTTGTGGGACTTCGGTGACGGGAACACCTCGACCGAACAGAACCCGACCAATGTCTATGCGGCACCCGGACTCTACACCGTGAACCTCACGGTCTCGGACGGGACGACCGAGGACTCGCTCGAACGGCCCGCCTACATCGATGTCACGGCACCGGCGGTCCCGCTCTCCGCCGACTTCAGCGCCACACCGACCTCTGGCCCCGCACCGTTGAGCGTGACCTTCACCGATCTCTCGGTCGGTGCGGTAACATCCTGGCTGTGGGACTTCGGTGACGGGAACACCTCGGCCGAACCGGCCCCTACCCACACTTACACGACCGCAAACACCTATGATGTCTCATTGACCGTCTCCGACGGAGTAGGGACTGAGACAGAAACGAAGGCCAGTTACATCACCGTCACGCCGGGAGAGGAGATGACGCCTGAAGAGGAAGTGACGCCGGAAGAAGAGGTCACGCCGGAGGAGGAGATGACGCCAGAAGAAGAAGTGACACCGGAAGAGACGATCTGA